A genomic stretch from Desulfurococcaceae archaeon MEX13E-LK6-19 includes:
- a CDS encoding NTP transferase domain-containing protein, which translates to MKTVVLAGGEPRNIRVLVPEGKSKHCLRLLGKPVIAYPMEAVSSVLRGGEVVLVYTWDDVVVEARNHYRGYVRPVKQVGGGIEEAILSTEPYLHDTDYFLLVYGDLVFDKEALTTLLEVFYRQEPSAAILTIPLEERFAPTYGVAVVDVSGNVERVIEKPVAREVSGLPAYTLGGVYILPTTILDMIKKEGSFPRALNKIASTEKVVAVHWGGLWIDIGYPTDLLEATTLLLDKTKGLWVSDKAVVESNTIIKPPAIIDDGAYIDHNAVIKGPVYIGKNTFIGAHSFVRHYTSIEEKVRVGAYTEVKHSIIQPYTVIDSHCFIGDSIVGENTSIGSHVVTQNVLPSQETPPRLREQLVYIVKPGAKYKLGAIIGYNTRISPGKILSPAQTIQPNTIY; encoded by the coding sequence ATGAAAACAGTTGTTCTAGCCGGCGGAGAGCCCAGGAACATAAGGGTTCTCGTCCCGGAGGGTAAGAGTAAGCATTGTCTTAGACTACTCGGTAAACCAGTTATAGCCTACCCCATGGAGGCTGTATCGAGTGTCTTACGTGGAGGCGAAGTGGTTCTCGTCTACACGTGGGATGACGTTGTCGTGGAGGCAAGGAACCATTACCGCGGCTATGTTAGACCTGTTAAGCAGGTTGGCGGGGGAATCGAGGAGGCTATATTGTCTACAGAACCCTATCTCCATGACACGGACTACTTTCTGCTGGTCTACGGGGACCTGGTGTTCGATAAGGAGGCTTTGACTACACTACTAGAAGTCTTCTACAGGCAGGAGCCCTCGGCGGCGATACTGACTATTCCTCTCGAGGAACGTTTCGCGCCAACCTATGGCGTGGCCGTCGTTGATGTATCCGGTAATGTTGAGCGTGTCATAGAGAAGCCCGTCGCAAGAGAAGTCTCGGGGTTACCCGCGTATACTCTCGGTGGAGTCTACATACTCCCGACGACCATACTCGACATGATCAAGAAGGAGGGCTCGTTCCCACGAGCACTCAACAAGATCGCTAGCACGGAGAAGGTTGTCGCAGTACACTGGGGCGGACTATGGATCGATATAGGGTACCCGACAGACCTCCTCGAAGCAACCACGCTACTCCTAGACAAAACAAAAGGCCTATGGGTCAGCGATAAAGCAGTAGTGGAGTCAAACACAATAATCAAGCCACCAGCCATAATAGATGACGGAGCCTACATAGACCACAACGCAGTAATCAAGGGGCCTGTCTACATAGGCAAGAACACCTTCATAGGAGCACATAGTTTCGTCAGACACTACACTAGCATAGAGGAAAAAGTACGTGTCGGAGCATACACAGAAGTAAAACACAGCATAATACAGCCCTACACAGTAATAGACAGCCACTGCTTCATAGGAGACAGTATAGTGGGAGAAAACACAAGTATAGGAAGCCACGTCGTCACACAAAACGTGTTACCCTCCCAGGAAACACCGCCACGACTAAGAGAACAACTGGTATACATAGTGAAACCAGGAGCTAAATACAAACTAGGAGCAATAATAGGATACAACACAAGAATATCACCAGGAAAAATACTATCACCAGCACAGACAATACAACCAAACACAATATACTAG
- a CDS encoding N-glycosylase/DNA lyase produces MYRVNMSRIEAVARALKEIGVERILVLETRDPQYIALKDLARERDCRTAFLVAVANALISYRLTGYGEDYWTEVSQFFRKHNGSLEELFIEFLQKHSRYNRLSIAAKIRRLRKFFSSKLYNTLLEQPSKYCNDLYSLVKQLSTIYRQPVNAKTIVFAAKMYSYVCRICHGKPVIDHRIEIPVDKRITTFTLTSGIVEPTEEQLTRENLRKHVETLMTKHRKLVLETWRKISKETSIPPLQLDTIIWLTTRYINIENQIEAIKKIIEKYGDIIPLKQLEQLYKESVYTINQR; encoded by the coding sequence ATGTATAGAGTGAACATGAGTAGAATAGAGGCTGTCGCCAGAGCCCTCAAGGAGATAGGTGTTGAGAGAATACTCGTTCTCGAGACAAGGGATCCGCAGTACATTGCCTTAAAGGATCTCGCTAGGGAGAGAGATTGTAGAACAGCCTTCTTAGTAGCAGTAGCCAATGCCTTAATCAGCTACAGGCTAACCGGGTATGGTGAAGACTATTGGACAGAAGTATCACAATTCTTCAGGAAACACAATGGCAGCCTAGAAGAATTGTTCATAGAGTTCCTCCAGAAACACAGTAGATACAACAGACTCTCCATCGCAGCAAAAATACGTAGGCTAAGGAAATTCTTCTCCTCAAAACTCTACAATACACTCCTAGAACAACCAAGCAAGTACTGTAATGACTTATACAGTCTCGTCAAGCAACTCTCCACCATCTATAGACAACCAGTAAACGCGAAAACAATAGTTTTCGCTGCAAAAATGTACAGCTATGTCTGCAGGATATGCCACGGGAAACCAGTAATAGACCACCGTATCGAAATACCTGTCGACAAGAGAATAACAACGTTCACGCTAACAAGCGGCATAGTCGAGCCCACAGAAGAACAGTTGACGAGAGAGAACCTCAGAAAACATGTGGAAACACTCATGACAAAACACAGGAAACTAGTACTAGAAACCTGGAGGAAAATATCAAAAGAAACAAGTATACCACCACTACAACTAGACACAATAATATGGCTAACAACAAGATACATCAACATAGAAAACCAAATAGAAGCAATCAAGAAAATAATAGAAAAATACGGAGACATAATACCACTAAAACAACTGGAACAATTATACAAAGAATCAGTATACACGATCAACCAACGATAA
- a CDS encoding dolichol kinase has translation MIIVGPVAKRFYHYLVDKKKMPVNKAVYYNRKLIHIAAGGFVALLVPFLFKTPILPFILAMILALLTYLPHKKGELMYWFQVPDNMYEVHFCVMWGIIITLSWIIFGNYWYGVIPVSFMAFGDAATGIVRNALYGHRTKSWYGNLAMLGVTLPIGALVGIPGIIAALIASFIEHFEFKGIDDNITVPLTGFLTIYILQNTPILDQLVQVVSALS, from the coding sequence ATGATAATCGTTGGCCCCGTCGCCAAGAGATTTTACCATTATCTCGTCGATAAGAAGAAGATGCCTGTAAACAAGGCAGTGTACTATAACCGTAAGCTGATACATATTGCCGCCGGAGGATTCGTAGCACTACTAGTACCCTTCCTCTTCAAGACCCCTATACTACCATTCATACTAGCAATGATACTAGCGTTGCTAACATATCTACCACACAAAAAAGGAGAGCTCATGTACTGGTTCCAAGTACCAGACAACATGTACGAGGTACACTTCTGTGTAATGTGGGGCATAATAATAACACTATCATGGATTATCTTCGGCAACTACTGGTACGGCGTAATACCAGTATCATTCATGGCGTTCGGAGACGCTGCAACAGGTATAGTGAGGAACGCCCTCTACGGACACAGAACAAAGTCATGGTACGGCAACTTAGCAATGCTAGGAGTAACACTACCAATAGGAGCCCTAGTAGGGATCCCAGGAATAATAGCAGCACTAATAGCAAGCTTCATCGAACACTTCGAGTTCAAAGGAATAGACGACAACATAACAGTACCACTAACAGGGTTCCTAACAATATACATACTACAAAACACACCAATACTCGACCAACTAGTACAAGTAGTCTCAGCACTATCTTAA
- a CDS encoding GNAT family N-acetyltransferase, with protein sequence MDRRGYRWFGSLLVDLDGTPVYLMMTGVVSQWFSKGEKVRIVLKNEPRRINGVYVLGFNDYELYRIYGGEEIKVWPLFYKEVRLERQDPLGTKKVYEYTIIAREAFTEEDYMEIVGLEQYHYASKEELVAVWRCPVCGMYKEANLQPTCPRDNVPMRLQEIRGSLPSSRFLILELANRRPYEPRVVAYVRVDTPIPLMNRRLPDGSVEKMIREKVFPRDWFHPTYWPTALEDRREIIRRYRELYGLYKSKRLARAIVGEEVSEKALKIVNNAAARIARVVVHPDYRGDGLGYTAVKLAVEWIRERRVPEMKRRKHVVETIAMMARYNPFFEKAGFYYMWDTGSGRPVLMYPLTNEARERIEKFIKEDKYARQHGGRLYKSRYGKVEPLKEPIVIKNLTRTFRSELDVRRLPPGLREVLIAFGVERRIVEKYVLRDVNIEIKPGEIVVVVGASGAGKTTLLRMIIGAADPSRREDENYRPSSGEVKVPDNVKVAYLLPGEHEPAFGAETLLEHVTYKIGDPAAGVEILNMVGLSDAVFYRARFSELSTGQKERAKFASLLAEKPNLLIIDEFTAHLDTVTARRVARKIGSLARKAGITLIVATNRPEIIEVLNPDKIIYVGYGTAYVIEGGR encoded by the coding sequence ATGGATCGCCGTGGGTATAGATGGTTTGGCTCGCTGCTAGTCGATCTTGATGGGACTCCAGTGTACTTGATGATGACTGGTGTTGTTTCTCAGTGGTTTAGCAAGGGTGAGAAAGTAAGGATTGTCTTGAAGAATGAGCCTAGGAGGATTAATGGTGTTTATGTGCTTGGGTTTAACGACTATGAGCTCTACAGGATTTATGGTGGAGAGGAAATAAAGGTATGGCCTTTGTTCTACAAGGAGGTTAGGCTTGAGAGACAAGATCCTCTCGGTACCAAGAAGGTCTATGAGTACACTATTATTGCCAGAGAAGCTTTCACAGAAGAAGACTACATGGAAATCGTCGGCCTAGAACAATACCATTACGCTAGTAAAGAAGAGCTCGTAGCTGTATGGCGTTGCCCTGTATGCGGTATGTATAAGGAGGCTAACCTTCAGCCTACATGCCCTAGAGACAACGTGCCCATGAGGCTACAGGAGATCAGGGGTAGTCTGCCTAGTAGCCGGTTCCTCATACTCGAGCTAGCTAATAGGAGACCCTACGAGCCACGTGTGGTAGCCTATGTTCGTGTAGACACACCGATCCCTCTTATGAACCGTAGGCTCCCGGATGGCTCAGTGGAGAAGATGATTCGTGAGAAAGTGTTTCCGAGAGACTGGTTCCACCCAACATACTGGCCTACAGCACTCGAGGATAGGAGAGAGATCATTAGGAGGTACAGGGAGCTCTACGGGCTCTACAAGTCGAAGCGGCTGGCTAGAGCTATTGTTGGCGAAGAAGTTTCCGAGAAAGCACTCAAGATAGTCAATAATGCTGCAGCCAGGATAGCGCGAGTAGTCGTGCACCCCGATTATAGAGGTGACGGGCTCGGGTATACTGCTGTGAAACTAGCTGTGGAATGGATTAGAGAGCGCAGGGTACCCGAGATGAAGCGTAGGAAACACGTGGTAGAAACAATAGCTATGATGGCGCGATACAACCCGTTCTTCGAGAAAGCAGGATTCTACTACATGTGGGACACTGGCAGCGGACGCCCAGTACTAATGTACCCGCTGACAAACGAGGCCCGTGAGAGAATAGAGAAGTTCATCAAGGAAGACAAGTACGCTAGACAACACGGAGGCAGACTCTACAAGAGCAGGTATGGTAAAGTAGAACCATTAAAAGAACCCATAGTAATCAAAAACCTCACCAGGACTTTCAGGAGCGAACTAGATGTACGCCGTCTACCACCAGGGCTCCGCGAAGTATTGATCGCGTTTGGTGTTGAGAGGAGAATTGTCGAGAAATATGTTCTCAGAGACGTGAACATCGAGATCAAGCCTGGCGAAATAGTGGTTGTAGTCGGGGCCAGCGGCGCGGGCAAGACAACTCTGCTCAGAATGATCATAGGAGCAGCTGACCCGAGTAGGAGAGAAGACGAGAACTACAGGCCTAGTAGCGGGGAAGTCAAGGTACCAGACAACGTTAAAGTAGCTTATCTGCTTCCAGGAGAGCACGAGCCAGCTTTCGGCGCCGAGACACTACTAGAGCATGTAACCTACAAGATAGGCGACCCAGCGGCTGGAGTAGAAATCCTGAACATGGTTGGGCTCAGTGACGCAGTATTCTATAGAGCGAGATTCAGCGAGTTGTCTACAGGACAGAAAGAGAGAGCAAAATTCGCTAGTCTTCTCGCCGAGAAACCAAACCTGCTGATAATAGACGAGTTTACAGCCCATCTCGACACGGTTACCGCCCGGAGAGTAGCGAGGAAAATAGGCTCGTTGGCGAGGAAAGCAGGTATAACACTCATAGTTGCAACGAATAGGCCCGAGATAATAGAAGTACTGAATCCAGACAAGATAATATACGTGGGATACGGAACAGCCTACGTGATCGAGGGAGGTAGGTGA
- a CDS encoding DUF2283 domain-containing protein — protein sequence MEQHESSQEKEYRIKDLDKIWIEYDKQNDILYINFGYDIEDADEEFLSGEDIIVRIKDGRVVSITIMNFSEKTGIMVY from the coding sequence ATGGAGCAGCATGAGAGTAGTCAAGAAAAAGAGTATAGGATCAAGGATTTGGATAAGATCTGGATTGAGTATGATAAACAAAACGATATACTGTACATAAACTTCGGCTACGACATCGAGGACGCTGATGAAGAGTTTCTCTCGGGTGAAGACATTATAGTCAGGATCAAGGATGGGCGTGTCGTGAGCATCACGATAATGAATTTCTCTGAGAAAACAGGGATAATGGTCTACTAG
- a CDS encoding tungsten cofactor oxidoreductase radical SAM maturase, with translation MRIKYGEWIIELSDDTHPKELMIEVTTRCNYNCIYCFRRKLSEPYRDMEINLYKKIINDAAKAGVNKIVFSGWGEPLVHPRIIEMLTIAKDNGFKVLLNTNGSLLESFAEEIVELGIDELVVSIDAPEETYSALRLGGTLDNVTNALSRIKKLKREKNTLYPNVKLQFTITRRNYRRLPDMIEYAKIVGSSHIIVSNIIPLTADIDESMACYNDKECIDYVSKVTHLAARESLNIGITIVMPNMSYIVERKCPFINRQALYIRADGLVSPCIYYAHSWTNCFMSVEREIKEVVFGDLKSENLLSIWRKKDYALFRLKTFFFMMPSCLDCLLKDYCNYTMTNIFDCWGNNPTCAHCPYSHDITRCPL, from the coding sequence TTGAGAATAAAATACGGAGAATGGATAATAGAGCTTTCAGACGATACCCATCCAAAGGAGTTAATGATAGAGGTTACCACCAGATGCAATTATAACTGTATATACTGCTTCAGGAGAAAACTAAGTGAACCATACAGGGACATGGAGATAAATCTATATAAAAAGATCATTAATGACGCTGCTAAAGCAGGTGTCAATAAAATAGTTTTCTCGGGATGGGGTGAACCACTAGTACACCCCCGTATCATTGAGATGCTGACTATAGCCAAAGACAATGGGTTTAAAGTACTCTTAAACACAAACGGTTCATTACTAGAGAGCTTTGCCGAAGAAATAGTTGAACTGGGTATCGATGAACTAGTGGTTAGTATTGATGCACCTGAAGAAACTTACTCAGCACTCCGCTTAGGCGGTACACTTGACAACGTAACCAACGCTTTATCCAGAATAAAGAAGTTGAAGAGAGAAAAGAACACCCTGTATCCCAACGTAAAACTCCAGTTCACGATAACAAGACGTAATTACAGGAGACTACCAGACATGATCGAGTACGCTAAAATAGTAGGTTCATCACATATAATAGTATCAAACATAATACCATTGACTGCCGATATAGATGAGTCTATGGCTTGTTATAATGATAAAGAATGTATAGACTATGTATCCAAGGTCACACATCTTGCAGCTAGGGAAAGCCTTAACATAGGCATAACCATAGTCATGCCTAATATGAGCTATATTGTTGAGAGAAAGTGCCCGTTCATAAACAGGCAAGCACTCTACATTAGAGCTGATGGACTCGTATCGCCATGCATTTACTATGCACACTCATGGACAAACTGCTTTATGAGTGTTGAAAGAGAGATCAAAGAGGTAGTATTCGGTGACCTAAAGAGCGAAAACCTGTTGTCCATATGGAGGAAGAAAGACTATGCATTATTCAGGTTGAAAACATTCTTCTTCATGATGCCTTCTTGTCTAGACTGCTTATTGAAAGATTATTGTAACTATACGATGACAAACATATTTGACTGTTGGGGAAATAATCCTACATGTGCACACTGCCCCTACTCCCACGATATAACAAGGTGCCCCCTCTAG
- the pyrH gene encoding UMP kinase: MDYVLKITGKAFTPENIGIVAEYIVLLRELVEKGYKITVVAGGGPVARQYIEMARRIGVDSNYWLDTIAIRVARLNAQLIAAALYPLAYPKPAETLEELVAAASNYKIVVLGGLVPGQSTATVAVEAAEALGVNTIVNAGAIDYVYTKDPTKHPDAKPLKQVTATQLLQLLETKTLPGQYELLDVHAIEIMKRSKIKMILTHYKKPENIKKIILENQNPGTIILPE; encoded by the coding sequence ATGGATTACGTGTTGAAGATAACGGGGAAAGCCTTCACGCCAGAAAACATAGGGATAGTCGCTGAGTACATTGTGCTGCTTAGAGAACTCGTGGAGAAAGGCTATAAGATAACAGTCGTCGCTGGCGGTGGCCCTGTTGCGAGACAGTACATTGAGATGGCTCGGAGAATAGGTGTGGACTCGAACTACTGGCTAGACACCATAGCCATAAGAGTGGCTAGACTCAACGCACAACTCATAGCTGCGGCGCTATACCCTCTAGCCTATCCGAAGCCTGCTGAGACGCTTGAGGAACTAGTAGCGGCGGCAAGCAACTACAAGATAGTAGTCCTCGGGGGACTAGTGCCTGGCCAGTCAACAGCAACAGTAGCAGTAGAGGCAGCGGAAGCACTAGGAGTAAACACCATAGTAAACGCTGGAGCCATAGACTACGTCTACACGAAAGACCCCACGAAACACCCTGATGCGAAACCACTCAAACAAGTCACGGCAACACAGCTACTACAACTCCTAGAAACAAAAACACTGCCAGGACAATACGAGCTACTCGACGTCCACGCGATCGAGATAATGAAGCGAAGCAAAATAAAAATGATCCTAACACACTACAAGAAACCAGAAAACATCAAGAAAATCATACTAGAAAACCAGAACCCTGGAACAATAATACTACCGGAGTAA
- the speD gene encoding adenosylmethionine decarboxylase, with protein sequence MGELVIGRHVYGELYGCPSDLLWDEKAIVDAVKKAAEKANATLLEIKSWRVSGEKGGVSVLALVVESHIAVHTWPLSEYVTVDIYTCGEKADPWIAFKYLVDFFKPKRYTVHYSDRSQLPVKY encoded by the coding sequence ATGGGGGAGCTTGTTATAGGCAGGCATGTCTACGGCGAGCTGTATGGGTGTCCTAGCGACCTCTTATGGGATGAGAAAGCCATTGTTGATGCTGTCAAGAAGGCTGCCGAGAAAGCTAATGCAACACTTCTAGAGATCAAGTCTTGGAGAGTGAGTGGCGAGAAAGGAGGCGTCTCGGTTCTAGCACTTGTAGTCGAGAGCCATATTGCCGTGCACACGTGGCCTCTGAGCGAGTATGTCACAGTAGATATCTATACATGTGGGGAGAAAGCTGATCCATGGATTGCATTCAAGTACTTAGTAGATTTCTTCAAGCCGAAACGCTACACAGTACACTATAGTGATAGAAGCCAGCTCCCGGTAAAGTATTAA
- the glmS gene encoding glutamine--fructose-6-phosphate transaminase (isomerizing): MCGIIGVVALPGYTPLPPAEMVYRGLLRLEYRGYDSAGIASIDPVSRSILVLKGAGRIAALERRLGFSRAPGYTVVGHTRWATHGRPNDANAHPHTDCRGTIAIVHNGIIQNYLELKKWLIDRGHVFSSETDTEVFAHLVEELYKSTRSFYEAFKKAVEMIKGSYALAVITIHEPDKIFFARKDSPLVIGIGEKYNLVASDIPALLEYTNKVIIVHDNEVGYITPETIHLEHLGKGVIDYRKRIRVVEWSIEDASKSGYPHFMLKEIHEQPRAVRDTIYGIEGDPMVEEAVSLLTKADNVFITAAGTSFYASLYYSLLTSILAGKPVIPFIASEYSVYAGSAGENDVLIVVSQSGETIDSLMALRAFKKEGVKVIAVSNVVDSAIPRESDIVLYTRAGPEIGVAATKTFTTQTILLSWLAVKHGVKEKVLDRDEGDVLLEEIKKAPDLVSKSIAWNEEKAKRLSRWFARKTNAYYLSRGIGVPVALEGALKMKEIAYVHAEGYPAGESKHGPIALVEEDYPVVFVVPRDKELARLLHGNVQEMKARGATTIAVAPESLQLDHESIDYVFKVPDGHWVLTPATHIPPLQLLAYYTAVERGYDPDRPRNLAKTVTVE, from the coding sequence TTGTGTGGCATAATAGGTGTCGTGGCGTTACCAGGATACACTCCGCTACCGCCCGCCGAAATGGTTTACCGTGGGCTTCTCAGGCTTGAGTACCGTGGTTATGATAGTGCAGGCATCGCCTCCATAGACCCTGTGTCGAGGAGTATACTTGTGCTCAAAGGAGCCGGGAGGATCGCTGCTCTCGAACGCAGACTCGGGTTCTCCCGTGCCCCCGGCTATACTGTTGTGGGGCACACTAGATGGGCTACCCATGGGAGACCCAATGACGCTAATGCTCATCCACACACTGATTGCCGTGGCACCATAGCTATTGTACACAATGGTATTATACAGAACTACTTGGAGCTCAAGAAATGGCTTATTGATAGAGGACACGTGTTCTCCAGCGAGACAGACACCGAGGTATTCGCCCACCTAGTCGAAGAACTCTATAAGTCTACGAGGAGTTTCTATGAGGCATTCAAGAAAGCCGTCGAGATGATCAAGGGTAGTTATGCTCTGGCAGTTATAACAATCCACGAGCCAGACAAGATCTTTTTCGCACGCAAAGACAGCCCCTTGGTTATAGGTATTGGGGAGAAGTATAACCTTGTTGCAAGCGATATACCTGCTCTACTAGAGTACACCAACAAGGTAATCATAGTCCATGACAACGAAGTAGGCTACATCACACCCGAGACAATCCACCTAGAGCACCTTGGGAAAGGCGTTATCGACTACAGGAAGAGGATCAGGGTTGTCGAGTGGAGTATCGAGGACGCCAGCAAGAGCGGTTACCCACACTTCATGCTCAAAGAAATCCATGAGCAGCCTAGAGCGGTTAGAGACACTATCTATGGTATTGAAGGAGACCCCATGGTGGAGGAGGCTGTCAGCCTCCTCACTAAGGCTGACAACGTGTTCATAACCGCCGCGGGGACAAGCTTCTATGCATCACTATACTATAGCCTTCTAACAAGTATCCTGGCAGGCAAGCCCGTCATCCCGTTTATAGCTAGCGAGTACAGTGTATACGCTGGCTCGGCTGGCGAGAATGATGTGCTTATTGTTGTTAGCCAGAGTGGTGAGACCATAGACTCTCTGATGGCTCTACGTGCCTTTAAGAAGGAGGGCGTGAAAGTCATAGCTGTATCTAATGTAGTGGACTCGGCTATACCAAGGGAGAGCGATATAGTATTGTATACTAGAGCTGGGCCCGAGATCGGTGTCGCCGCCACGAAGACCTTCACGACCCAGACAATACTCTTGTCGTGGCTCGCCGTAAAGCATGGTGTGAAGGAGAAGGTTCTCGATAGAGATGAGGGTGACGTGCTCCTTGAGGAGATAAAGAAGGCTCCGGACCTAGTCTCCAAGTCTATTGCGTGGAATGAGGAGAAAGCCAAGAGGCTCTCCCGGTGGTTTGCCAGGAAGACGAACGCCTACTACTTGAGCCGTGGCATAGGTGTCCCTGTTGCTCTCGAGGGGGCTTTGAAGATGAAGGAGATAGCCTACGTGCACGCTGAGGGGTATCCCGCTGGGGAGAGCAAGCATGGCCCGATTGCTCTCGTTGAGGAGGACTACCCTGTCGTATTCGTTGTCCCCAGGGACAAGGAGCTCGCGCGCCTACTACACGGTAATGTACAGGAGATGAAGGCTCGTGGAGCCACAACCATAGCTGTTGCCCCAGAGTCTCTCCAGCTAGACCACGAGTCCATAGACTATGTCTTCAAGGTACCTGATGGACACTGGGTTCTGACTCCCGCCACACATATTCCACCGCTCCAGCTCCTAGCATACTATACCGCTGTGGAGCGGGGCTACGATCCCGATAGACCACGTAACTTAGCGAAGACTGTTACAGTAGAGTAG
- a CDS encoding aldehyde ferredoxin oxidoreductase family protein, with product MGRIVRVDLWSGKITYERLPDEVLRKWIGGRGLGVYLMLREVDPKVDPFSPANKALVMTGPLTGVAGVPAAGRWCSVTKSPLTNTIHDSHSGGKFGPELKFAGFDAIIIEGASEDPVYLWVHDGKVEIRDAKHLWGKDVHTTTDMIREELKAEVGDEAPKVKVACIGPAGENLVRYAAIMNDKNRAAGRGGHGAVWGSKKLKAIAVLGHNRPRVANEDKFREAVRIAMEKHKKSPVTAESLPRYGTAVLVNIINKAGIFPTRNFQTGVFPGAEKISGERMAETILDPKKSKEEACWGCPITCARYTRVTNSPFSGEGGGPEYETIWAFGAQTGTDNLEAIAKANFLCNELGLDTISMGHTIGTLMELVEKGKVPKELLRGLKAEWGTPEAIVELVWRTAYRSGIGNDLAEGAKRLAEKYGAPELAMVVRGQELPAYDPRGSQGHGLGYATSNRGGCHLRAYMISPEVLGVPELVDRFETKGKPALVKHFQDVFAVIDSLIVCKFTSFAIWSEDYAALLSAVTGWDYTAKDVETIGEMIWNAERVFNILSFGDGRQYDTLPRRLLEEPMPEGPAKGHVVRLNEMLDEYYKLRGWIDGRPTRAKLEELGLKWLADRLEEEGLLPH from the coding sequence ATGGGTAGGATTGTTCGTGTAGATCTTTGGAGCGGTAAAATAACTTACGAGCGACTACCTGACGAAGTATTAAGGAAGTGGATTGGAGGACGTGGCCTAGGAGTATACCTTATGTTGCGTGAAGTAGACCCCAAGGTCGACCCGTTCTCGCCTGCAAACAAGGCTCTTGTCATGACGGGTCCTCTGACTGGTGTTGCTGGTGTCCCTGCGGCAGGCCGCTGGTGTTCAGTGACTAAATCACCATTGACTAACACGATACATGACTCACACAGTGGCGGCAAGTTTGGACCTGAGCTGAAGTTTGCTGGCTTCGACGCAATTATTATTGAGGGCGCCTCGGAGGATCCCGTCTACCTATGGGTGCACGACGGTAAAGTCGAGATCAGGGATGCAAAGCATTTGTGGGGTAAGGATGTTCACACAACAACCGATATGATTAGGGAAGAGCTTAAGGCAGAGGTCGGTGATGAAGCACCTAAAGTCAAGGTTGCTTGTATTGGCCCGGCTGGCGAGAACCTTGTGAGATACGCTGCTATAATGAATGATAAGAACAGGGCTGCTGGCCGTGGAGGACACGGTGCTGTATGGGGCTCGAAGAAGCTCAAGGCAATAGCTGTTCTAGGCCACAATAGGCCCAGAGTTGCCAATGAGGACAAGTTTAGAGAAGCCGTTAGAATCGCTATGGAGAAACATAAGAAGAGCCCTGTTACAGCAGAGTCTCTACCAAGATATGGTACAGCTGTTCTCGTCAATATAATCAATAAAGCAGGGATATTCCCAACGAGAAACTTCCAGACAGGAGTATTCCCTGGTGCCGAGAAGATTAGTGGCGAGCGTATGGCGGAGACAATACTTGATCCAAAGAAGAGTAAGGAGGAGGCTTGCTGGGGATGCCCGATAACATGTGCTAGGTACACGAGAGTAACCAACTCGCCGTTCAGTGGAGAAGGCGGTGGCCCTGAGTACGAGACTATCTGGGCTTTTGGTGCTCAGACAGGCACGGACAACTTGGAAGCCATAGCTAAGGCTAACTTCTTGTGTAACGAGCTAGGACTCGACACTATCTCCATGGGCCACACTATTGGTACACTAATGGAGCTTGTTGAGAAAGGCAAGGTGCCTAAAGAGCTTCTCCGTGGCTTGAAGGCTGAGTGGGGTACACCAGAAGCAATAGTAGAGCTTGTCTGGAGAACAGCCTATAGATCAGGTATCGGGAACGATTTGGCTGAAGGCGCTAAGAGGCTCGCCGAGAAATATGGTGCACCCGAGCTAGCAATGGTTGTACGTGGACAAGAGCTCCCAGCCTACGACCCACGTGGAAGCCAGGGACACGGCCTTGGTTACGCGACGAGCAACCGTGGAGGATGCCACCTGAGAGCCTACATGATCTCACCCGAGGTGCTTGGTGTACCAGAGCTCGTAGACAGATTCGAGACCAAGGGCAAGCCCGCGCTAGTCAAACACTTCCAGGACGTGTTCGCCGTCATAGACAGCCTGATAGTATGTAAGTTCACCTCCTTCGCAATATGGTCAGAAGACTACGCAGCCCTCCTAAGCGCTGTAACAGGATGGGACTACACAGCCAAAGACGTTGAAACCATTGGAGAAATGATATGGAACGCCGAGAGAGTATTCAACATACTAAGCTTCGGCGACGGCAGACAATACGATACACTACCAAGGAGACTACTAGAAGAACCAATGCCTGAAGGACCAGCCAAAGGACATGTTGTAAGACTCAACGAGATGTTAGACGAGTACTACAAGCTACGCGGATGGATCGATGGCAGACCAACAAGAGCAAAACTAGAAGAACTAGGCCTCAAATGGCTAGCCGACCGCCTCGAAGAAGAAGGACTACTTCCACATTAA